The following proteins come from a genomic window of Halomicroarcula saliterrae:
- a CDS encoding MBL fold metallo-hydrolase, protein MEVHNVTADAETFTCNAYLATGERPTLVDAGGWEGVVDAVREHTDTVDAVVLTHQHGDHVQQLDAVLDAFDAELYAYAEHPRRDHALADGDEVLVGDETCEVVYTPGHADDHVSLVSERSLFSGDVVVHDDGAFEGGSFGRTDRPGQSREREIQSIRELLDRLPEGVEGMYSGHGGVFHGDVRSIVERALERAERREPKYPNE, encoded by the coding sequence ATGGAGGTCCACAACGTCACGGCCGACGCAGAGACGTTCACGTGTAACGCCTACCTCGCGACCGGCGAGCGGCCCACGCTGGTCGACGCGGGCGGGTGGGAGGGCGTCGTCGACGCCGTCCGCGAACACACCGACACCGTCGACGCCGTCGTCCTGACCCACCAGCACGGCGACCACGTCCAGCAACTCGATGCAGTGCTCGACGCGTTCGACGCCGAGCTGTACGCGTACGCCGAGCATCCGCGCCGCGACCACGCGCTCGCGGACGGCGACGAGGTGCTCGTGGGCGACGAGACCTGCGAGGTCGTCTACACGCCGGGCCACGCCGACGACCACGTCTCGCTGGTCTCCGAGCGGTCGCTCTTCTCGGGCGACGTGGTCGTCCACGACGACGGGGCCTTCGAGGGCGGCTCCTTCGGCCGCACCGACCGGCCGGGCCAGTCCCGCGAGCGCGAAATCCAGAGCATCCGCGAGTTGCTCGACCGGCTGCCCGAGGGCGTCGAGGGGATGTACTCGGGCCACGGCGGCGTCTTCCACGGCGACGTTCGCAGTATCGTCGAGCGGGCGCTGGAGCGGGCCGAGCGCCGCGAGCCGAAGTATCCGAACGAATAG
- a CDS encoding 50S ribosomal protein L40e → MASFEKASDRILNKQICMRCNARNPQRAQQCRKCGYGNLRPKAKETRSA, encoded by the coding sequence ATGGCCAGCTTCGAGAAAGCGTCAGACCGGATTCTGAACAAGCAGATCTGCATGCGATGTAACGCCCGCAACCCACAGCGCGCCCAGCAGTGCCGGAAATGCGGCTACGGTAACCTCCGCCCGAAGGCCAAAGAGACCCGCAGCGCCTGA